The Heyndrickxia acidicola sequence TACCTTGATTTGTGTACAGTTCAAAATAAATGCCGATTTGATTTAACATCTCTGCCACTTTAACAGAAAGAGAAGCGGGCATGGAATTTGTTCCTTCAATATTTCCTTCTTCGTCTCTGATTTCAGCTCCATTGACGCCAATTACTGCACACTTAATCCCAGCTTCCTTTAATAGCATATGTGCTTCCTGGTAAGAGCGGCCGGTTGCCACGACAAATTCAATTCCCTGTTCCTGTGCTTTTAAAATGGCCTGCCGGTTTTCTTCAGTGATTTCCTGTCTTGAATTTAACAATGTTCCATCCATATCTGATGCAATACAGCGAATCATTTTAAACACCTTCCTGGTACTTCCATAATAATGTTTAATGTACCAATAACTATATTACCCTATAAACAAGCCATTCCTATACTCCGAAGTATGCTTATGGAAAATTATATTGCTCTTCGCACTAAGACGTTTTTCTTACCAGCTGAAATTCTTCTTTTCTTGGATAAGATTTAATTTTTTGTACGTTTCTTTTCTGTTTTTTCCTCTTGAAATAGTGTGTGTGCCCTGTGGTTGCTTGGACATATCCTTCTATTATAAAAGAAACAGCAATCATCGTAATAGCAAAGCAAATAATAGGTGTCAAAGGCACCCAAACGGCAGCATGCAAGTAATTAAACGTATCCCCTATCAGCCCTGACCATTCATACGTTATACTCATCGGCGGATCATCTCCACCCATAGACACATGGGATCCCCCGAAGAAAAGCTTTAAATATCCTAAATGGGAAAGCACTATGAGTGCCTGCATCATTTGCTGTCCAAACAGCACAAACAATTTTTCCTTCATTCCCGGAATAATATGTTTTATAATAAGCCTCCATTGCCCTGCACCAAGCGTCTTTGCACAAATGATATATTCATTTCGAAGCATTCTGCCTGTCTCATTGCCAATAATAACGGCAATAACAGGAACAGTTAATGCAGCAAGAATGATCACTTCAAGGAACATTCGAACAAATAAACCCATGCGAAAACCATCTTCAGGCTCCATTAAAACCGGGGTCAGAATATAGAAGGAAATAACGGTCAAAGGGATAAAATGAAACGAATCCACTAGACTGCTTATATATTTTTTATACCTTTTCAAGTAAAGTCCAAGTAAAATTCCTATTGGGATAGCCATTGCCATTCTAAATACCGCGATAGACAACGCGCCAAGAATGGTATATTTTGCCCCCAGCAATATTTTGCTTAACATATCATTTCCTGCTCTGTCTGTTCCAAATGGCAATTTCCACCTTGGCGAAATAGGAGACGCTGCCTCAAGGTTTCCGTTTTTTCCAAATAAAAACATGACTTGATGCACCTTGTTATGTACTGCGGAGGTATAAATAAAGCTTGTAATAACCAGTCCAGTAATAAATACAAATCCTATCAAAAATAAAGGGTTTTTAAATGCTTTTATCATAAACTGGTTTCACCCCCAGTCACTTTCTTTTCTAGTATCCACTCTCCCAATGAATAAAAGAGAAAAATGGGCAAGAAAAAAACGATCAAGGAAATAGTGAAAATCTGCGGATTAAGATTTTGCAATAAGAAGGTCATAATACCAGACATATTAAAGAGCACTTCAAGGACAAAAAGGTTGGAAAGCATAAACCAAACAGTTGATTTAGATTGGAAAAACACATGTACGATGGCATTCCTAAAAACATGAAAAACAAAAATACCAGATTTTTTTATGCCAATGGATGCTGCGAGCAGAACATATTCTTTGTCTAATTCATCTTCAAATATGATCATACACAGCCTGAATAGCTGGATCGCCGGAAGGATTGAAAGGCAGATAATCGGGAATAAGTACACTTTTTGGGGACCTATCTCTGCAAGTCCTGCGAGAAGAACTCCAGTCTTTTGATAAATAAAAATAACAAATAATTCTCCCAAGGCAATAATAAATAAATCTGGTATAGACTCCAGTATGTAAAAGATGAATTTTATGAATCTTTTTAAACGGTGGCGCAGTTTTACGATAAAAAAGGTGAGTAAGAGTGCTGCCGCAGCTGCAAGGAAAAAGGCACTAACCAGAATGGTTAAAGAATAGCCGATCAGGCCAAACAAGTTGGGAAATAACGGCTTCTCGAAGCCCATATAAAAGTAGATTAGATGTTTAGGATGAAGAATACCGTGAAAGATTTCATAAAGAGCTTCTGCATACCCCTTCCAGTTTAATCCCCCTTGGTTAAGGTCTCCCAGCAGACCTGGAAGGCCGCCTGTCAAAATAATTCCTATGCACGAAAGTATAAATCGAGTAATCAATTCAAACAGCTTTCGCATGGCACTTCCCCTTTTAAACATTTTTATTTCGGATATAAGATACTTTCTAAATATAATTTATTTTTACAAATTTATCAATAAATAGAAAAATATAATATTTAAAGAAAAGCGGAAGTGCCTTGTTCATCGGCGTACGAATCTCAGAGTCTTCGACTGAGATAAAGGATACACAGCGAGGGACGAGCTGATGTTGACTTATCGTAGGGAGTAGACGGAGAAATTCGCTAGCCGATAGGCGCTGGAGCTGGACAGAGAAAAGCGGAAGTG is a genomic window containing:
- a CDS encoding ABC transporter permease subunit; translation: MRKLFELITRFILSCIGIILTGGLPGLLGDLNQGGLNWKGYAEALYEIFHGILHPKHLIYFYMGFEKPLFPNLFGLIGYSLTILVSAFFLAAAAALLLTFFIVKLRHRLKRFIKFIFYILESIPDLFIIALGELFVIFIYQKTGVLLAGLAEIGPQKVYLFPIICLSILPAIQLFRLCMIIFEDELDKEYVLLAASIGIKKSGIFVFHVFRNAIVHVFFQSKSTVWFMLSNLFVLEVLFNMSGIMTFLLQNLNPQIFTISLIVFFLPIFLFYSLGEWILEKKVTGGETSL
- a CDS encoding ABC transporter permease — encoded protein: MIKAFKNPLFLIGFVFITGLVITSFIYTSAVHNKVHQVMFLFGKNGNLEAASPISPRWKLPFGTDRAGNDMLSKILLGAKYTILGALSIAVFRMAMAIPIGILLGLYLKRYKKYISSLVDSFHFIPLTVISFYILTPVLMEPEDGFRMGLFVRMFLEVIILAALTVPVIAVIIGNETGRMLRNEYIICAKTLGAGQWRLIIKHIIPGMKEKLFVLFGQQMMQALIVLSHLGYLKLFFGGSHVSMGGDDPPMSITYEWSGLIGDTFNYLHAAVWVPLTPIICFAITMIAVSFIIEGYVQATTGHTHYFKRKKQKRNVQKIKSYPRKEEFQLVRKTS